GGTGGAATGGGTGATAACGAGCATGATTTTCTTTTTCATGATGGTTTCCCCCGTGGAAAGTTAAAAGATCAGACCGTTCATTTGGCCTCTTTATCGAAGGAACGGCAGAACATTGGTGAACTTCAGAAAAACAAGCAGGAGCAGAACGGCCAGACCCCGTTTCAGGAAGACCTCGGGGAGTTTCTTCTGGATCTTCGGCCCGATCTTTCCGCCGATGATCGCTCCCGCCGCGATGAGTGCGGCCATGGTCCAGTCCGGCGGATAGCCCATCAGGGCGTAACGGGCGACGCCGCCGATGGAGGTGGCAAAGGTCCCGCAGAGTGAGATCGGAACGGCCAGGTACATGGGAAATCCCATGACCGATGTCATGAAGGGGACAAGCATGAAACCGCCCCCCACGCCGAAGGCCGATGCGATACAGCCGATGACGATTCCACCGAAGAAGAGCGTAATCGGATTTGCGCGGAACTTCTCGCCCCAGAAGGTGAAATCGATTCCCATCGGCTGGAACCGGTCGATCCGGACGGCGCCCATCTCCGCCGTCCGCCCTTCGGCCCGGGCCTGTTTAACGGCTTCGTTGTATTTGGCCACGATGGCCTTGATTCCCTTCTTTTTGTTGATTCCCTTGCTGGTCGATTCCAGCCAGAGCTTGACTGCGAGGATCAGGCAGAAGAAACCCAGATAGAATTTATAGGCCTTCATCGGAAGGTAACGGGCCGAGTAGGTTGGGCCGATCCAGAAAGAGCCGATCAGAATTCCCGAAACGAAACAGAGGGCCACGGGCCAGGCAAGCCGCCGTTCCTTGAAATAGCCCCAGACGCCCGTGATGGGCGAGAAGATGGTCAAAAATAGGTTGGTCGGCTTGACCATGTTGGCGGCGTTGATTCCGATCATCCCCTGCGTTCCGAGGACGATGATCTGAAAGGCGGCGGTAAAGAGGCCTCCGGCCGCTCCCATGATGACGAACATGATCCCGATCAAAAGAGCGCCGAGAAAGACCACAAGAGGGTTCATGTAGGTCCCGGCGGCTTTGAAATAATAGCCGCTGCCGGTGATTTTAAAGTCTCCGGCGATTTGACCGTTGACCGTCACCGCCAGGTCCGTTCCGGGGGCCAGGTTCCGATTGGGGATCAGGGTAACGGAATAGTCTCCCGTTGATTTGTCGAGGCGGAGATGGACGTCCCGATTCCATTTCTCCGGGCTTTCAGAGAAGTCGCTCAGGACCATCCGGGTGCTTCCGCCGCCGATCGGTTTCTCCTTCGAAATCGTGTTCATCCCGAACTTGTCTTCGTGGGCGAAGATCAGCATCTTCCACTGGGCCTCGGTCCGGATGGGGGTGAGCATGGATCGGATTTTCGGGGGGATCTTCGTCCAGGGTTTGATCTTGTTGATTTTAACATCGTACCTGAAGGGGGGGAACCATTTGCCCCTCGAGATCATTTGCGGGTGTGCCAGTGCATCGGGCCTGTTGGTCACGATGTAGCAGGTCGGCGGAATTTCGGTCTCTCCGAATTTGTCCGCGAGTTTCTTTTTCTCTTGGGTTCCCATTGAGTCGGAACTTTGGAACCCTTTTTCGGCGGCAATTACCACGAAAAGGTCTTCCCCCGGCGGGATCCGTCCCTGCACGGTCATTGCCTCTCCGGCTCGCAACTGTTCCGTGGAGAGTCTGCCCGTGATCTCCGAGGCTGTTACGGAACCGATCGGCCACAGAACCGATGCGACCCAGATCAGGAGTACTGTAAAGAGTTTCTTGCGATTCATGTCTCTCTCCATCCGTGCCCCTTCCATTCGGGCGGGGAGTGCGGCCGGTGATGAACCACTCATCATTTACGGCTTTGAATAGCGTTCGATGACGGCATCGAGTCTTTTCAGAGGGGGTTCCACCCCGTCATAGAGGATCCCTCCTTCCGCTTCCACCGTTTCGATAAATTCCTTGCCGCTGACGATTACCGTGTCTTCCGGTTCCATGAGGCGGCCGTTGATCAGTACGGCGGCCGGCGCCGGATCGTCCGGTTTCCGCTGATCGTCGGGAAGGGTTTCCATCCGGACATTTTTGTAGGCCTCCATCAGAACGATCGCCATGTCCATGTAAATGCGGCACCGGCCGGCCGGCGGCTGCTTGTTGATGATCTTGATCGTTATAGATGGGTTCACGGGCGGTCTCCTTCCTAAATATAGTTGATGCCGGATCTTTATTTTTGCAATTTACGGTTCCATATGAAAAAAGATATATCAGGTCGAAAAGGAAACTCAATTAAGAAATATTTTGGAAGCTCCAAGTAGATTTTATGGATTCGCAAAGAGTTTACCAAACGTTGTTTTATTTTACGAAAAATGCTGAAAAAAATTTCTTGACATCGCCTTCGGAGATCTATATATTAGCAACCCGTTATATCCCAGAATGTATTCCGGGTAGTAGCTTGCGCTGTTTTACTTAAAGATCAAGATCAAAAAATCATCTGCAAGAATATGACGAAAGAACCAAGCTGATTTTTGCATTAGTATTTCGTTATATTCTTATGTCTGTGAATTCCGGTTTCGATCCTTGGTTTCCGTCTTAGCAGTGGATGAAAGGTCGCCGGGTCCTGTCGCATTATTCGGGTTTTAAATGATCACATTTGTTTTTCCGATCCGAAGCTGTTTCCGGAGGGGCAATCGTTAAGATGAAGTTGCAATCCTGCCTGAAAGCAAAGAGATCCGAGATTCTGACAAGATGGCACCGGGTGATCACCGATAGCTATTCCTCTGAGTCTGTTCCGTTTCTCAATAATCCGGATCCCTTTGCCAATCCTGTTGGAACGACCCTTCTGAAATCGATGGAAACTCTTCTGGATGAACTTCTATCCGGAGCGTCTCCTGATCGGCTGGCTCCTGTCCTCGACCGGATTCTCCGCATCCGGGCCGTGCAGGATTTTCTCCCTTCCCAGGCGCTTGCCTTTCTTCCAGCTCTGAAGGATGTGGTCCGGGAGGTGATCGGAGAGGAGGAGACGGATCCGGTCTCCGAGGAGGTCAGGGAATTCGATGCATTGGTGGATCGGCTGACTCTCCTTGCCGTGGATATTTATGTGAAGTGCAGGGAGACCATTTATGAAATCCGGGTCCGGGAGTTCAAGGACCGGGCCTATAAACTCCTGGAACGAGCCGATCTGGTTTGTGCAGCCGCCCCGGATTCTTCGGGAGGATTGTGAGGATTTGAAACCGGAAAACGAGAAGGACTATTTCAGAGAGGTAAACGTCAGATGAGAATTTTGCTTCCTTTGATCGCAGTCGTTGTTCTGGGTGCCGTCGCATTTTTGGGGGTGCAGACAGCGGGTTTACAATACTTCTTCGGGGTTGTGATCCCTTATGCAGCACTGGCGATATTTTTGTTGGGCGTGATCTACAGGATTCTGAGGTGGGCGGCTTCTCCGGTTCCCTTCAGAATCCCGACGACCTGCGGCCAGGAGAAATCTCTTCCCTGGATCAAAACGGATCCTCTGGAGAGCCCGAACGGCACGGCGGGTGTTATAGGCCGTATGGCGCTGGAGGTCTTTTTTTTCCGTTCCCTTTTCAGGAACCTGAAGTTCAGGTACAAGGCGGGCGATGGTTCAAATCCTTCCCTGACCTACCGCCGGACTCTCTGGCTCTGGCTCTTCGGTCTCACCTTCCACTGGTCCTTCCTCTTTGTTTTTGTCCGCCACCTTCGACTTTTTACACAGCCGATCCCCGCTTTTGTCTCGGCGATGAACGGCTGGGATGCAGGCCTTTCCAACATACTGCAACACTTTAATGTGCCCCCGCTTCATCTTGTCAATATCGTCGGTGCACCTCCCCTGCTGATCTCCGATGTGATCCTTGTAACGGCCGTGACGCTCCTTTTCCTCCGGAGGGTCTTGATCCCGCAGGTCCGCTATATCTCTCTTCCCGCCGATTATTTTCCGCTGTTCCTCATTTTCGCGATTGCGCTGAGCGGGATCTGTATGCGCTATTTTTTCAAGGTCGATGTGATTCATATCAAGGAACTGACGATGGGACTTGCCACCTTTCATCCGGTCGTCCCGGAGGGGATCGACGCCATATTTTTTGTGCATCTGCTTCTTGTCTGTACACTTTTTGCCTACTTTCCGTTCAGTAAGCTGGTCCATATGGCAGGGGTTTTTATGAGTCCTACGAGGAATCTGGCGAATAACAGCCGGGCAAAAAGGCATGTGAATCCCTGGAATTACCCGGTCAAGCTGCACTCCTATGAAGAGTATGAGGATGAGTATAGGGAACTGATGAAGAAGGCAGGTATTCCCGTGGAGAAGGATTAGAGACTATGGCTAAATACGTTGAGAAACCGGAAGAAACCGCACTGATCAATCATCAACCTCCGAAAACCGGGTGGATGGAAACGCCGACGGAGTTCCGTCCGGGCAATTGGTGCTACGGCGGAAAACCCTCGGTACTTGAAGTGCTCGGGATTCCGAATCCGAGGGAGTGGAAGCCGACGGATGAGGACTGGAAGCTTCCGGCAAACTGGAAGGAGATCATTTACGAAGGATTGAAGGATCGCCTGAGTAAATACAGATCGTTTAAAGTCTTTCTCGACATCTGTGTTCGTTGCGGCGCCTGTGCGGATAAGTGCCACTTCTTTCTCGGGACCGGGGATCCGAAGAATATGCCCGTCCTTCGTGTGGAGCTTCTCCGTTCGGTTTACCGGAAGGATTTCACCCTGGCCGGAAAGATCCTCGGAAAAATTGCCGGGGCCCGGACCTTGACGAAGGATGTTGTGAAGGAGTGGTTTTCCTACTATTACCAGTGTACGGAATGCCGCCGCTGTTCCGTGTTCTGCCCCTACGGGATTGATACGGCGGAGATCACGATGATGGCGCGGGAACTGCTTCACCTGGTCGGTGTCAATATCAACTGGGCGCTGGAACCGGCGGCCAAATGCTTTCAGACCGGGAACCATATGGGGCTCCAACCGCACACCTTCAAGGACAGTATTGATTCCCTTTGTGAAGACATCGAAGATATAACAGGGGTTCATATCGAGGTTCCGCTGAACAAGAAAGGGGCGGATGTCCTCTTTATTACGCCATCCGCCGATGTCTTCGCGGACCCGGGGATCTACACCTTCATGGGGTATCTCCTCTTGTTTGAACATATCGGTTTGAATTATACCATGAGTACCTATGCCTCCGAGGGCGGGAATTTCGGTCTCTTTAATTCCCAGGAGATCATGAAACGATTAAATGCCAAAATGTACGCGGAGGCAAAGAGGTTAGGTGTGAAGTGGATTCTGGGCGGGGAATGCGGACACATGTGGCGGGTGGTCCATCAATACATGGATACGATGAACGGCCCCGCAGACTTCCTGGAGGTGCCGGTCTCTCCGGTTACGGGGACACGATTCGATAACGCCGCCTCCACCAAAATGGTACACATCGCTGAATTTACCGCCGACCTTATTAAACATAACAAGTTGAAACTCGATCCGAGCCGGAACAACCACCGAAAGACGACCTTCCATGATTCCTGCAATCCCGCCCGTGCGATGGGCATTCTTGAAGAACCGAGATACATCCTGAAACATGTCTGCAACCACTTCACCGAGATGCCGAAAAACACGATTCGGGAGAAGACCTTCTGCTGCGGAAGCGGGACAGGACTGAATACGGACGAGTACATGGATATCCGGATGCGGGGCGGGCTTCCCCGCGCGAACGCAGTCCGGCATGTCCATGAGCAAAACGATGTCGATCTTTTGACCTGTATCTGTGCTATTGATCGGGCGACCCTCACCCCTCTGATGCGGTACTGGGTTCCCGGCGTGGAGGTCTCCGGCCTGCATGAGCTGGTCGGGAATGCCCTCGTGATGGAGGGGGAACAGGAACGGAGCACCGATTTGCGGGAAGATCCTCTGGAGGGGATGGAGGATGTTTAGCCGGGCCGGATATCCGGCTTCATCCGGTGGACAATAATTCAAAATTATGAGAAGAGGTTTGGACCTCTTGATTTTCTTTAATCACACATGTTATGGAGGATTCAAGAATGGCAACACTTGAAGTCAATGGAAAACAGTATGAACTGGATGAAGACGGTTTTCTGGCGGACATGAGCGAATGGAATGAGGACATTGCCGTTGCTCTGGCCAAGACCGAAAGCGTTGAAATGACCGAAGCCCATTGGGAGGTCGTCAATTTTCTGCGTGACTATTATGCCGAGTACAAAATTGCTCCTATGATCCGGATTCTGACCAAGGCGATCGGTAAGAAGCTGGGCAAGGAGAAAGGGAACACCAAGTATCTCTACGAGCTCTACCCGGCGGGACCGGCCAAGCAGGCCTGTAAAATTGCAGGGCTGCCCAAACCGACCGGTTGTGTGTAAAAGCAGACGGCGGGGTTCCTCCCGCCTTATTATTTCGATAAGAAAAGACCGGAGGGGGATGTTGAATCGTCGTCCCCGGTTACTCAAACGTACCTTTGCAGGCTGAGGGGGTACGGGGAATGGCGGGCTCTTTCGGGTTCATGTGGAAGAGCAACGATATCTTTTTATACTTATGATGGAGGGGAGATGAAATTCGGAATTCTCATTCAGGAAGGCCCCTATAATCACCAGGCTTCGGATAGCGCTTATAATTTCATCCAGGCGTCACTGGAGAAAGGGCACGAGATCACCGGCGTATTCTTCTATAATGACGGTGTCATCAATACCACGAAGCTGATGGACATCCCTGCAGACGACCGGCACATCAGTAAACGCTGGTCTGAGTTGGGGGCGAAGGGGATCCAGTTAATCGTCTGCGTGGCGGCGGCCAAACGGCGGGGGATCAATCCCGACGTGTTGATTGATAATGCCCGTATCGACGGACTGGGGCAGCTCAGTGAGCTTTGTATTGAATCCGACCGATTGATCACGTTCGGTGACTGATCGTCTCAGAAAGGAGCCGGAGACTCAAATGGAAGAACAAGCGCCAAGGAAAATTATGTTTGTGAATCGAAAGGCACCGCATGGTTCCATCTATGCCTACGAAGGACTGGAAGTCATTCTCATCTTTGGGGCCTATGACCAGGAAATCAGCGCTGCATTTCTGGATGATGCCGTCCTTTCGTTGAAAAAAGGTCAGGATACATCTGAAATCGGGACCAAGGAGTTTTCTGCGACCTTCCGTGTGTTGGAAGCCTACGGGGTGGAAAACCGTTACGTGGAGAGGGAATCTCTGGAACAGCGCGGGCTGACGGAGGAAGACTTGGTCATGGATGTGGACGTTGTTGATGGAGCGACCCTCCGGAAATATATGGGAGAACAAGACGTCCTGCTGCCCTTTTAGTGATGTGGATACCTGCAAGGAGGAAGAACATTGCTGCATATCGTGAATAAATCACCATTTAAATACAGAAATCTGGATACCTGCGTACGCGTCTCTGAGAAAGAGGACCCAATCATTCTCATTGAAGATGGTGTCTACGCCGCCCTGAAGGGGTCCAGTATTGAAGGGCTCATGAAGAAGACCCTGGAGGACCACCCTGTTTTTGCAATCCGGGCGGATCTCAAGGCCCGGGGAATCGACGAGGTTATGGAGGGGGTAGAAGTCTGTGATTACTCCTGCTTTGTGGATATGGTGGAAAAGCATGTCCCCTATTCCTGGCTTTGAGTCTGGATGAGGAATGACAAAGCGGCGGCGAAGAAGCTGCTTCGGGAAGGCCGTTACCCGGAAATTCTCAGTCGTCTTGGAGAGAAGCGAAGGACCGTTCGTCTGCTCCGGTCTCTCCTGTATGAAGATGAACGGATCATAAAATGGCGGGCCGTGACCATGTTCGGCCGGTTGGCCCGGGAAAACCCGGAACTGATCATTCCGGAAGTGGATCGACTCATCTGGTCCCTGAATGATGAAGCCGGGAGTATTGGACGAAGCGCACCGGAAACCCTGGGTGAAATTGCCCGGAACAATGCACGGATCGCCCGGGATGGGGGAAAGGTCGTTGTTCACTACATTGAAGATACAGAGACCTGCCGTCCTCCGAACCGGAATCTCGAAATTCTTGTCGGTGTCCTCTGGGCGATAGGGAGAATCGGTGAACGGCGGCCGGAGGAGGTGGAGGAGGTCCTTACAACGGTCGAGAGCTTCTGTAAAGACCCGGACGCCAATGTCCGGGGGCATGCTCTCTGGGCTCTTGGACGAACGCGGGTGGCCGGATTTATTGAATCGATTCGAAATTGCATGGATGACGCCGGCAGTGTAATTATCTACGAAGATGAATGGTTAAGGTCTTGTACCGTGGGACAACTCGCGCAGGACGCTTTGCGACAATAGAAACAGCCGGGCGAACAAGTCGCCTGAAAATGATACGGAAAGGGTGACAACAAAAAAGGTGAAGAAGTGTGAATTTTTATCATTATTTTTTCCCTCTGGATTCTACTGCGGAGGGGCGGAGGAAAGGAGAGCTACGGTATGGCAGATCAAAAATTAAGAGAAACTCCTCTTCTTGACGAGTTGAAGAAAGGCCCCTGGCCGAGTTTCGTCAACGACATGAAGAAGATGGCCGAACGGAAACCGATGATCAATGATCTTCTGGGACAGCTTGAGCTTTCTTACAAGGAGAAAAAGGGGCATTGGAAGCATGGTGGGCTCGTTGGCGTCATGGGATACGGCGGCGGGGTCATTGGGCGTTATTCCGATGCCGCCGAGCAGTTCCCCGCCTGTGCGCATTTCCATACCATTCGTGTGAACCAGCCTTCCGGATGGTTTTACACTTCTGCGGCTCTCCGTGAACTTTGTGATATCTGGGACCGGCATGGATCGGGTATGACGAACATGCATGGATCCACGGGCGACTGCGTCTTCCTGGGAACGACCACGGACGAGCTGGAGCCGATCTTTGCCGAGCTGACCGCCAAGGACTGGGATTTGGGCGGGTCCGGCTCCGATGTCCGGACGCCGAGCTGCTGTAACGGGATGGCCCGCTGTGAATATGCCTGCTACGATACCATGGATGCCTGTTATAACTTTACCATGGAGTATCAGGATGAGCTGCATCGTCCGGCCTTCCCTTATAAATGGAAGTTCAAATTCTCCGGTTGTCCCAATGATTGCGTGGCCTCGATTGCCCGTTCCGATATGTCCGTGATCGGGACTTGGCGGGATGATATCCGGATCGATCAGGCTGCCGTGCAAGAATATGCCGACAGCGGCATGGAGATTCGTTCGGATGTGATTCGCAAATGTCCGACCTCCTGCATGAGCTACGACGGCAAGGAGATCACGATCGACAACAAGAACTGCACTCGCTGCATGCACTGCATCAATGTCATGCCCAAAGCCCTTCGGCCCGGACTGGACAAGGGGGCGACGCTGCTGATCGGTGCCAAGGCCCCGATTATTGAAGGAGCGCTTCTCGCCACGGTTCTCGTTCCCTTTATCAAGATGGACAAGGAGGATGATTACCAGGAATTCAAGGACCTGATCGAGCGGATCTGGGATTTCTGGGATGACCATGGTGTGAATCGTGAACGGATCGGTGAATGTATTGAGCGTGTAGGGCTGGGGAATTTCCTCGAAGCAATCGAGGCCGATCCTCTGCCGGAGCATGTCAAGCATCCTCGTACGAACCCCTACATCTTCTACGATGAATATTTTGAGGAAGTGGATGACGCCGAGGCGGAGAAAGCATGATGCTTTCGGCAGGCAGTGGGGAGAATGCAAAGAGATAACGATTTTGAATTGATCATACACATTAGGAGGAAAAGGAAATGGCTGAACCTGCAGCACCGAGAAAAACCGATATCGGACCGCCTCAATATGACCAGTTTCTCCATCCGGTCATTAAGAAGAACTACGGAAAGTGGAAATACCACGAGATTCTGAAACCGGGCGTCATGGTCCATGTCTCCGAAACGGGCGACAAGATCTATTCTATTCGTGTGGGGTCCCCCCGCCTGATCAGTGTCGATGTGATTCGGATGTTTGCCGATATGGCCGACAAGTATTGTGACGGATATCTTCGTTTTACGAGCCGGAACAATGTCGAGTTCCTGACCGACAAGGAAGGGAATATCGATCCTCTGATCAAGGACATTCAGGCCAACGGTTTTCCCGTGGGCGGAACGGGAAACTCCATTTCAAATATTATTCACACCCAGGGATGGGTTCATTGTCACTCTGCGGCAACCGATGTTTCTGGTGTGGTGAAAGCGACGATGGACGACCTCTATGAGTACTTTGTGGAGATGAAACTTCCCCACAAGATCAAGATTGCGGCGGCTTGCTGCCTCAATATGTGTGGGGCCGTTCACTGCTCCGATATTGCCATTCTGGGGATTCACCGGCGTCCGCCTCAGATCGACGACGCGCAAGTTTCAAACGTCTGTGAGATTCCGACGACCGTTTCGTCCTGTCCCACGGCGGCGATTCGTCCGACGACGGTTGAAGGCAAGCAGACCGTCAAGGTTGACGGCGACCGGTGCATGTTCTGTGCGAACTGCTACACGGTCTGCCCGGCCATGCCGATTGCCGATCCGCTGAACGACGGCATCTCGATCTGGGTCGGCGGCAAGGTCTCCAATGCCCGTTCGGAGCCTATGTTCACGAAGCTGGCGGTTCCCTTTATTCCGAACAATCCGCCCCGCTGGCCGGAAGTGACTGAGGCGATCAAGAAGATCGTTGAGGTCTATGCCGCCGGTGCACAGCGTTACGAACGGCTTGGGGAATGGATTGACCGTATCGGCTGGCCGCAATTCTTTGATCTGACCGGATTTGAATTCACGAAATATCATATTGATGATTTCAGGCATGCAGGCGAGACCTTCCATCGGTCCGCCCAGATCAAATTCAAATAGGAGAATGATTATGTCGGAAATGACGACCGAGCAGATTGCGGATGAGATGTTCAACCTGGTGAAGGAGTATGCAGGGAAGAAGCGTTTCAAGGCGACCGACCTCACCAAAGAAGTTATTGCCAAGCATGGTGACAGTGTCAACAAAAAGGCCTGCAAGGCAGCGCTTCGTACCTTAATGGATTCCGGACGCTGTGTTTACGGCTATGCCGGTGGGAGTTTTATTTCACTTCCCGGGATAGAAGGTGCAGCCAAGTAATCAAGGCGCTTTCATCGGACTGATCTTATGATTCGTTATTGAATGTGTTTGAACGGATAGCCGGTCGACGCGGGACCCAAGGTCGGCTCTGTCGGGTGTCCGGCTATCTTTTCCTCTTTTGCGGAACAAAGTTCCGCAAAAGAGGAAAAGCAGACGTACAGGCTGGTCAGTGAGTGTGTAGATTGTCAACCCTCCGGGATCGTAATAAAGCCTCAGACAATGTAACCGTAAAGAAGGGATTGCAAGGCAATCATATTCAGGTAACCTTTTAAATAAGGAGTGTATTATGGCGATTGTGGTGAGAAAAATACAGCGCAAGATCGGACTGAGGCGGGGCGGCAGGGGAACGCAGACATCGACGCAACGGCCGCAGTATAATTTGAAGGAGTCTCCCTGTATTCATGCTTGTCCGAGCGGTGAGGATATCCGTGCGTATCTGGTGCAGATTGCCCAGACCGAAAAATATGACTGGTCCTATGATGATGCCTTCAAAGAAGCCTGGTATACGATCACGGACAAGAACCCCTTTCCCGCCGTTATGGGAAGGGTCTGTCCTCACCCTTGTGAAAGTGAGTGCAACCGGAAAGACAAGGATGCCGCCGTGGGGATCAACAACATGGAGCGGTTCATCGGTGACTATGGTATCAAGAATAAACTGAAACTGAAGAAGGTGGACGGAGAGGGTGGTTCGGAAAAAGTCGCCGTGGTTGGTGCCGGTCCTTCCGGGCTTTCCTGTGCATACCAGTTAGCCCGTCGGGGTTATTCCGTAACGGTATTCGAAATGTTTGACAAGGGAGGCGGGATGCTTCGTTTCGGGATCCCCGTCTACCGCCTTCCCGATGATGTTCTCGATGCTGAAATTCAGCGGATCGCTGAGATGGGGGTTGAGATTAAGTACAACACCAAGATCGGTCGGGATATCACCTTTGCGGATTTGAAGAAGGATTATAAGGCGATCTATCTCTCCATCGGTGCGCACACCGGATGGGATATGAATATCCCCGGTGAGGATGCCGGGAATGTATTGACCGGCGCCGATTATCTCCACAAAATCAATGCCGGGGAAAAGGTGGAAATCGGGAATAAGGTGGTGGTGATCGGTGGTGGTGATACCGCTATTGATGCCGCCATGACTTCACTCCGCCTTGGGGCGGATGTTACGCTTCTTTATCGGCGGACCCGGAACGAGATGCCGGCCATCGACCATGATATTACCCTGGCCGAAGAGGAAGGGATCAATTTTGAATTTCTGTCTGCTCCGGTGGAGGTGATCAAAAACGGAGACGGGAAGGCGACGGCACTGAAATGCCTTAAGATGGAATTAGGTGAACCGGATGATTCGGGCCGTAGAAGGCCGGTCCCGATCGAAGGTTCGGAGTATACCGTTGATGCGACGGCTATCATCTCCGCCATTGGCCAGGCCCCGGATTGGGAAGGCCTGGATTCCTTTAAAAACGAAAAAGGCTGGATTACCGCCGACGATCACGGGATTACGGAAACGGCCGGTGTCTTTGCCGGGGGGGATGTGACGGTCGGATTGGGCATTGCCACGCAGGCTATTGGTCTCGGGCGGAAGACGGCGGAAGCTATTCATCATTTTCTTCGGGACGAAGAGGTTCCGGAACCGGAAACGCTGCCGGTTGTTCATTCCGATGCCATGAACCTCGGTCATTATGTTTCGCTGGAACGGCAGAATGAAAAATACCTTCCGGCGGATGATCGGAAGACCAATTTCAATGAGCTGCGCTTTGCCTTGACCGAGGAACAGGCGATTGAAGAGGCGAAACGATGCATGAGCTGTGGCCGATGTTTTGACTGTGACAACTGTTTTACCTTCTGTTCCGACAGTGCTGTCAAGAAGCTTGATAAAAATGAAAATCCCTTCGGTCAGCATTATAAATTTGTCCTCGATACCTGTCAGGGATGCAAAAAGTGTGCGGAAGAATGTCCTTGCGGCTACATTGATATGGTCTGAACCTCCGGGGGAAGAACCACGGTAATCCATGATGTTGCCGTCCGGGCTTGGCCGTGCTGAAAAAGAGTTCCGGGTGTTGTTCACGGAACAAGCTTTTTGTTTGCTGCCGGGTATGACGAGATCCACAAGGAGTCAAAATGGAAGAAATTACGTTCAATGAAATCATCAGCTATGCGAAGATCGCGGAAGAGAATGCGAAAAGCTTTTATTTGAATGCCGCAGAAGAGATGGAACAGCGAAATGTGAAAGAATATCTTGAAACGCTGGCGGCGGAGGAGCAGACTCACATTAACCGCCTTGAGGCCCTG
Above is a window of Deltaproteobacteria bacterium DNA encoding:
- a CDS encoding FAD-dependent oxidoreductase codes for the protein MAIVVRKIQRKIGLRRGGRGTQTSTQRPQYNLKESPCIHACPSGEDIRAYLVQIAQTEKYDWSYDDAFKEAWYTITDKNPFPAVMGRVCPHPCESECNRKDKDAAVGINNMERFIGDYGIKNKLKLKKVDGEGGSEKVAVVGAGPSGLSCAYQLARRGYSVTVFEMFDKGGGMLRFGIPVYRLPDDVLDAEIQRIAEMGVEIKYNTKIGRDITFADLKKDYKAIYLSIGAHTGWDMNIPGEDAGNVLTGADYLHKINAGEKVEIGNKVVVIGGGDTAIDAAMTSLRLGADVTLLYRRTRNEMPAIDHDITLAEEEGINFEFLSAPVEVIKNGDGKATALKCLKMELGEPDDSGRRRPVPIEGSEYTVDATAIISAIGQAPDWEGLDSFKNEKGWITADDHGITETAGVFAGGDVTVGLGIATQAIGLGRKTAEAIHHFLRDEEVPEPETLPVVHSDAMNLGHYVSLERQNEKYLPADDRKTNFNELRFALTEEQAIEEAKRCMSCGRCFDCDNCFTFCSDSAVKKLDKNENPFGQHYKFVLDTCQGCKKCAEECPCGYIDMV
- the dsrA gene encoding dissimilatory-type sulfite reductase subunit alpha; this translates as MADQKLRETPLLDELKKGPWPSFVNDMKKMAERKPMINDLLGQLELSYKEKKGHWKHGGLVGVMGYGGGVIGRYSDAAEQFPACAHFHTIRVNQPSGWFYTSAALRELCDIWDRHGSGMTNMHGSTGDCVFLGTTTDELEPIFAELTAKDWDLGGSGSDVRTPSCCNGMARCEYACYDTMDACYNFTMEYQDELHRPAFPYKWKFKFSGCPNDCVASIARSDMSVIGTWRDDIRIDQAAVQEYADSGMEIRSDVIRKCPTSCMSYDGKEITIDNKNCTRCMHCINVMPKALRPGLDKGATLLIGAKAPIIEGALLATVLVPFIKMDKEDDYQEFKDLIERIWDFWDDHGVNRERIGECIERVGLGNFLEAIEADPLPEHVKHPRTNPYIFYDEYFEEVDDAEAEKA
- the dsrB gene encoding dissimilatory-type sulfite reductase subunit beta; the protein is MAEPAAPRKTDIGPPQYDQFLHPVIKKNYGKWKYHEILKPGVMVHVSETGDKIYSIRVGSPRLISVDVIRMFADMADKYCDGYLRFTSRNNVEFLTDKEGNIDPLIKDIQANGFPVGGTGNSISNIIHTQGWVHCHSAATDVSGVVKATMDDLYEYFVEMKLPHKIKIAAACCLNMCGAVHCSDIAILGIHRRPPQIDDAQVSNVCEIPTTVSSCPTAAIRPTTVEGKQTVKVDGDRCMFCANCYTVCPAMPIADPLNDGISIWVGGKVSNARSEPMFTKLAVPFIPNNPPRWPEVTEAIKKIVEVYAAGAQRYERLGEWIDRIGWPQFFDLTGFEFTKYHIDDFRHAGETFHRSAQIKFK